A single window of Theropithecus gelada isolate Dixy chromosome 9, Tgel_1.0, whole genome shotgun sequence DNA harbors:
- the LOC112631313 gene encoding putative aldo-keto reductase family 1 member C8 encodes MPVLGFGTSAARKVTMSNVEEAVQVAIDVGYHHIDSAYSYLNEEAIGQPIQKKIANGTVKRKDIFYTTKVWGTFPAQNWSKEALKRH; translated from the exons ATGCCTGTTCTGGGGTTTGGCACCTCTGCTGCTAGGAAG GTTACTATGAGTAATGTAGAAGAGGCCGTCCAGGTAGCAATTGATGTAGGCTACCACCATATTGACTCAGCTTATTCGTACCTGAATGAAGAAGCCATCGGGCAGCCCATCCAAAAGAAGATTGCCAACGGCACTGTGAAGAGAAAAGATATATTCTATACCACAAAG GTGTGGGGCACTTTTCCTGCCCAGAATTGGTCCAAAGAGGCCTTGAAACGTCACTGA